Proteins encoded within one genomic window of Candidatus Zymogenaceae bacterium:
- a CDS encoding DUF3310 domain-containing protein, producing MATFRSIPKETDDSWYTKGGIEPIDFIASQNMGYREGRIVMYVTRYLHKNGLEDLKKARFHLNHLIDEMEAEQKGRPVIEQSEGVCSNPHLDPVQIRSFEEE from the coding sequence ATGGCCACGTTCCGCAGCATCCCGAAAGAGACCGACGATTCCTGGTACACGAAGGGCGGCATTGAGCCGATCGATTTCATCGCGTCGCAAAACATGGGATACCGGGAGGGGCGGATCGTCATGTACGTCACCCGGTATCTCCACAAGAACGGCCTGGAGGACCTGAAAAAGGCCCGCTTCCACCTGAATCATCTCATCGATGAGATGGAGGCGGAACAAAAGGGGCGGCCGGTTATAGAACAATCTGAGGGTGTATGTTCCAACCCCCATCTGGACCCCGTGCAAATCAGGAGTTTCGAGGAGGAATAA
- a CDS encoding AAA family ATPase: protein MEEEKLWIVGLYVENIKNIRVVHIRPDGNAVILTGENGAGKSAALDALEAALTGKKYEDIIRHGETRAEVRVDMGDYIVTRVWTEKGDRLKVSRKGASLSSPQTFLNEIFKKISFDPTKFIRMDQEEQYKTMLTLAGVSLEKWKAARKEVYDNRTEANREAKRLENVLSTLTRSQGDVPDEEIDAAAQAAKVNGLKEQQRAFENGRKEIEARKARIETIERQIAVLEAEAAKLKTEKDNLESEIPARVEYVVIQAEEEKLSQISVINAAVQNAKTWNRTETELNEAKRNADELTRKIDEIDHALKEKVSSLQLPIDGLSLEGEQVTYNGILLSRLSDAEQILVSTAIAIAIHSTLPIVIIRDGSFLDSKSLEAVLDLATKHGHQVWVEKVDETGEVGIVFEDGVIVSGGVPQGEIPQGDVVDTTSAPQDQEDGTLFDEG, encoded by the coding sequence TTGGAAGAAGAAAAACTCTGGATAGTCGGACTGTACGTGGAAAACATCAAGAACATCCGCGTCGTGCACATCAGGCCGGACGGAAACGCGGTGATCCTCACCGGGGAAAACGGCGCCGGAAAGAGCGCCGCGCTGGATGCCCTCGAGGCCGCCCTCACCGGGAAAAAGTACGAGGACATCATCAGGCATGGAGAAACCCGGGCCGAGGTCCGGGTGGACATGGGCGACTATATCGTCACGAGGGTGTGGACCGAAAAGGGCGACCGCTTGAAGGTCAGCAGGAAGGGAGCGAGTTTATCCAGCCCCCAGACGTTTCTCAATGAAATCTTCAAAAAGATCTCATTCGACCCGACCAAGTTCATCCGCATGGACCAGGAAGAACAATACAAGACCATGCTGACGCTGGCCGGCGTCTCCCTGGAAAAGTGGAAGGCCGCGCGCAAGGAAGTATACGACAATCGCACCGAGGCCAATCGGGAGGCGAAGCGTCTCGAAAACGTCCTGAGCACGCTTACCCGGTCCCAGGGGGACGTCCCGGATGAAGAGATCGACGCCGCGGCACAGGCGGCGAAGGTGAACGGCCTGAAAGAACAGCAACGGGCATTTGAAAACGGAAGAAAGGAGATTGAGGCCCGCAAGGCGAGGATCGAGACGATCGAGCGACAGATCGCCGTCCTGGAGGCCGAGGCTGCAAAGCTGAAAACCGAAAAAGACAATCTTGAATCAGAAATCCCGGCCAGGGTTGAATATGTGGTTATCCAGGCCGAGGAGGAAAAACTTTCCCAGATCTCCGTTATCAACGCGGCGGTCCAGAATGCCAAAACATGGAACCGGACGGAAACCGAGCTGAACGAGGCGAAACGAAACGCCGATGAGCTCACGCGGAAGATCGACGAGATCGACCACGCCCTGAAAGAGAAGGTGTCGTCATTGCAGCTCCCCATCGACGGCCTTTCCCTCGAGGGTGAACAGGTAACCTACAACGGGATTCTTCTCTCCCGGCTCTCCGACGCCGAACAGATCCTCGTATCGACTGCCATAGCGATAGCGATTCACTCGACGCTTCCCATCGTCATCATCCGCGACGGGTCGTTTCTGGATTCCAAAAGTCTGGAAGCGGTTCTTGATCTGGCAACGAAACACGGTCACCAGGTATGGGTGGAAAAGGTGGACGAAACCGGGGAGGTCGGCATCGTATTCGAGGACGGGGTGATCGTATCCGGGGGTGTTCCGCAGGGGGAAATCCCGCAGGGAGATGTCGTCGACACCACGTCAGCGCCGCAGGATCAGGAGGACGGCACGCTGTTTGACGAGGGATAA
- a CDS encoding tyrosine-type recombinase/integrase gives MKNPIPAFITHLKNQGKRPGTWRLYGKILMRLQEHKNTWGPVTGRTTAQIEDFLSSIGGTGKWRKVNTIAVKNFYRWLHERGAIPNDPTAEIGTPKVPEREYLPPTEAEVARIRAAAGPRIAALLFHLEHTGLRISEALGTRREDVLLDRVENGKLRPALLVEGKGGNRIHLPLLNAQHVEWLRRRLRHMEPGDRLFRFTYSTAWYGIHHAAVRAGVQRVVYDDENRNQYHISPHSLRRFFAKRLVDRGVPINTVQYLMRHRSVETTAKYARASEGDAWRQMEAVNG, from the coding sequence ATGAAAAATCCGATCCCCGCATTTATCACGCACCTCAAAAACCAGGGCAAGCGCCCCGGCACGTGGCGGCTCTACGGCAAAATCCTGATGCGGCTCCAGGAGCATAAAAACACCTGGGGTCCCGTCACCGGCCGCACCACCGCCCAGATCGAGGACTTTCTGTCCTCCATCGGGGGAACGGGAAAGTGGCGGAAGGTCAACACGATCGCGGTGAAAAACTTTTACCGCTGGCTGCACGAACGGGGCGCCATCCCGAACGACCCCACAGCGGAGATTGGAACACCGAAGGTTCCCGAACGGGAATACCTGCCCCCCACCGAGGCGGAGGTGGCCCGTATCCGGGCCGCCGCCGGACCTCGAATCGCCGCCCTTCTCTTTCACCTGGAACACACGGGCCTCCGGATATCCGAGGCCCTGGGCACGCGCCGGGAGGATGTGCTGCTCGACCGGGTGGAAAACGGGAAGCTGCGCCCCGCCCTGTTGGTGGAGGGGAAAGGTGGAAATCGGATCCACCTTCCCCTCCTCAACGCGCAGCACGTCGAATGGCTCCGGCGCCGTCTCCGGCACATGGAGCCGGGCGATCGCCTGTTCCGCTTCACGTACAGCACGGCGTGGTACGGCATCCACCACGCGGCGGTCCGGGCCGGGGTCCAGCGGGTGGTGTATGACGACGAGAACCGAAACCAGTATCACATATCCCCCCACTCCCTGCGCCGGTTCTTTGCGAAGCGCCTGGTGGATCGGGGTGTGCCTATCAACACCGTGCAGTATCTCATGCGGCACCGGTCGGTGGAGACCACCGCGAAATACGCCCGTGCGTCCGAAGGCGACGCCTGGCGGCAGATGGAGGCGGTGAATGGGTAA
- a CDS encoding M23 family metallopeptidase: MRKAIIIILLLPALCFGGDPTDVLDATRLMYRASRAVDGAQKMLKRDDLANIPMGWPCEGGITSPFGYRDHPVWHTWKHHNGIDIGAPYGAPVCATGGGTVTFTGWKWGYGRTVDIEHSPHLVTRYAHLSEITVRVGDVVKRGDWIGDIGTTGTVTGPHLHYEVRINGEPVDPAGWL; encoded by the coding sequence ATGCGAAAAGCAATCATCATAATCCTTTTACTCCCCGCCCTCTGTTTCGGTGGGGATCCGACCGACGTCCTGGATGCCACCCGGCTGATGTATCGGGCGTCCCGGGCCGTCGACGGGGCCCAGAAGATGCTCAAGCGGGATGACTTGGCGAACATCCCCATGGGCTGGCCGTGCGAAGGGGGGATAACCTCTCCCTTCGGCTACCGAGATCATCCCGTGTGGCACACATGGAAACACCACAACGGGATTGATATCGGCGCCCCGTATGGCGCCCCGGTATGCGCCACAGGCGGGGGGACGGTGACGTTCACGGGGTGGAAATGGGGGTACGGGCGAACCGTGGATATCGAACACTCCCCCCACCTCGTTACGAGATACGCCCACCTTTCCGAGATCACGGTCCGGGTGGGGGATGTGGTGAAGCGGGGCGACTGGATAGGCGATATCGGCACAACGGGCACCGTCACCGGCCCGCATTTGCATTATGAAGTCCGGATCAACGGCGAACCGGTGGATCCGGCGGGGTGGTTATGA
- a CDS encoding peptide chain release factor-like protein, translating into MITPEKKLLFSVTAKDCRWDYYRGSGKGGQHRNKKDTAVRCTHIESGAVGQSEDQRSQAQNKKLAFRRMAESATFKAWHKRKVAELNGMSQRIESDIERDLADPSVTKIEVLRNGEWVEGKIKC; encoded by the coding sequence ATGATCACTCCTGAAAAGAAACTCCTTTTCTCCGTCACCGCAAAGGACTGCCGGTGGGACTACTACCGCGGCTCCGGAAAAGGCGGTCAGCATCGGAACAAGAAAGACACTGCGGTCAGGTGCACTCACATCGAAAGCGGCGCCGTCGGTCAGTCGGAAGATCAGAGAAGCCAGGCGCAGAATAAGAAGTTGGCCTTCCGGCGCATGGCGGAATCCGCCACGTTCAAAGCCTGGCACAAGCGAAAGGTGGCGGAGTTGAACGGGATGTCGCAGCGTATCGAAAGCGACATCGAACGGGACCTGGCGGATCCCAGTGTGACGAAAATCGAAGTGCTTAGAAACGGTGAATGGGTTGAGGGAAAAATAAAATGTTGA
- a CDS encoding acyltransferase codes for MEIRKLNTIRAIAALIVFVGHYSHQAKLLVNIFGNGSPQIGVMLFFILSGFLMSYLYMNREFELREVRNFAVARFARVYPLFLLIVVFAYYSHLIGAGTVYRVDSFSGFVENLTLLNCPSVLWTVPIEIHFYFFFVLIWWFASKRWLYAMFLMIAVFYVVTITGYPTFKGSLLIDYHVVFPQFFPFFFAGVIFGQLYRNWTPRMKSGVFVSALLIVPVLFPGVFGPVFKTYHNMWEGVLCLLCLSFVFFVILFFVPDNNPILANRFGDYLGKISYSMYLLHLPVVNMLKNPARDMPVLFFFICLALTIGISAASYHFIEKPSRNAIRGRFLVQRPEKGKQPCSRKQPSSALSAPTPSG; via the coding sequence ATGGAGATTCGCAAACTTAATACAATTCGTGCTATCGCGGCGCTCATAGTTTTCGTTGGTCACTACAGCCATCAAGCGAAATTGTTGGTAAATATTTTCGGAAACGGCTCACCTCAAATAGGGGTGATGCTCTTTTTTATCCTCTCTGGTTTTTTGATGTCATACCTCTATATGAATCGAGAATTCGAGTTAAGAGAGGTGAGGAATTTCGCCGTGGCGCGGTTTGCGAGAGTGTATCCGTTATTTTTGTTAATTGTGGTGTTTGCGTATTACTCCCACTTGATAGGCGCGGGTACGGTATATAGGGTTGATTCGTTTTCCGGTTTCGTTGAAAATCTCACGCTTTTAAATTGCCCGTCGGTGTTGTGGACTGTGCCGATTGAAATACACTTCTATTTTTTCTTTGTGCTTATCTGGTGGTTCGCGTCCAAACGATGGCTGTACGCCATGTTTCTTATGATTGCAGTTTTCTACGTTGTAACGATTACCGGATACCCCACATTCAAAGGATCCCTGTTGATTGATTACCATGTAGTGTTTCCACAGTTTTTTCCGTTCTTCTTTGCCGGGGTGATCTTCGGACAGCTCTATCGAAACTGGACCCCTCGAATGAAAAGCGGAGTATTCGTTTCCGCCTTATTAATTGTCCCCGTGCTATTTCCCGGTGTGTTCGGCCCTGTTTTTAAAACCTATCATAATATGTGGGAGGGGGTTCTGTGCCTGCTCTGTCTCTCGTTCGTCTTTTTCGTGATTCTGTTTTTCGTTCCTGACAACAACCCTATCCTTGCAAACAGGTTTGGTGATTATCTCGGGAAAATATCTTATTCGATGTATCTGCTTCATTTGCCCGTAGTAAATATGTTAAAAAACCCCGCGCGTGACATGCCGGTGCTTTTCTTTTTTATTTGTCTCGCCCTGACGATCGGCATTTCGGCGGCATCCTATCACTTCATCGAAAAACCCTCACGGAATGCGATCCGGGGGCGTTTCCTCGTGCAACGACCGGAAAAGGGAAAACAGCCGTGCAGCAGAAAACAACCATCATCTGCCCTTTCTGCTCCTACCCCGAGCGGATAG
- a CDS encoding DUF5131 family protein, translating into MNRTKIEWCQNPDGTKGFTWNPVTGCFHGCSYCYARRFAETRLRGRCGYPADDPFRPTFRRDRLYEPLQVKKPSRIFVSSMGDLFGEWVPAKWIQDVIDVCKLNEKRHNGGASRHTFIFLTKNPARYAEFDFPPNCWLGATVTSGDDWTGYVRNHYGALTRTATYNVFFLSWEPILDYDWYWDYTPKFDWLIMGAMTGPKAKQHRPDPGWIEAAVRACRWRDISIFTKDSIAPYHELIREWPERRS; encoded by the coding sequence ATGAACCGAACGAAAATTGAATGGTGCCAAAACCCCGACGGCACGAAGGGATTTACCTGGAATCCCGTCACCGGCTGTTTCCACGGCTGTTCGTACTGCTACGCCCGTCGTTTTGCCGAAACCCGTCTCCGTGGGCGGTGCGGGTATCCGGCCGACGATCCGTTCAGGCCGACATTTCGCCGGGACAGGCTGTACGAACCGCTTCAAGTCAAAAAGCCCTCCCGAATATTCGTATCGTCAATGGGGGATCTGTTCGGTGAATGGGTGCCCGCGAAATGGATTCAGGATGTCATCGATGTGTGCAAGCTCAACGAGAAGCGGCATAACGGGGGAGCTTCCCGCCACACATTCATTTTCCTCACTAAAAACCCAGCCAGATACGCCGAGTTTGACTTTCCCCCGAACTGCTGGCTGGGGGCCACGGTAACGAGTGGGGATGACTGGACCGGGTACGTTCGTAATCACTATGGGGCGCTCACGAGAACCGCGACCTATAACGTGTTTTTTCTCTCCTGGGAACCGATCCTTGATTATGACTGGTATTGGGACTACACCCCAAAATTCGACTGGCTCATCATGGGCGCTATGACCGGCCCGAAAGCAAAACAGCACCGCCCCGATCCGGGGTGGATAGAGGCGGCGGTCCGGGCGTGTCGATGGCGAGATATTTCCATATTCACAAAGGATAGTATCGCCCCATACCATGAGTTGATCCGAGAATGGCCGGAAAGGAGGTCGTGA
- a CDS encoding single-stranded DNA-binding protein: MSGVNKAILVGNLGADPEVRYTAQGTAVTTFNIATNEKWTDRNTGEKQERTEWHRIVAWAKLGEICGEYLSKGKQVYIEGRIQTRSWDDRDGNKRYTTEIIAREMVMLGGSGESQNRPPRPATTEGGYNDQYNTPPQSSGPPDDDDIPF, encoded by the coding sequence GTGAGCGGAGTAAACAAGGCCATCCTGGTGGGAAACCTGGGAGCCGACCCCGAGGTGCGTTATACGGCCCAGGGCACCGCCGTCACCACGTTCAACATCGCCACAAACGAGAAGTGGACGGACAGAAACACCGGCGAAAAACAGGAGCGCACGGAATGGCACCGTATCGTCGCTTGGGCCAAGCTGGGCGAAATCTGCGGAGAATATCTCTCCAAGGGGAAGCAGGTCTATATCGAGGGCCGCATCCAGACCCGCTCCTGGGACGACCGGGACGGCAACAAGCGGTACACCACGGAGATCATCGCCCGGGAAATGGTCATGCTCGGCGGCAGCGGAGAAAGTCAAAACCGCCCGCCCCGCCCGGCCACAACCGAAGGCGGGTACAACGATCAGTACAACACACCGCCGCAGTCGTCCGGACCGCCGGATGATGACGATATTCCGTTTTAG